A stretch of Pseudoprevotella muciniphila DNA encodes these proteins:
- a CDS encoding DUF4843 domain-containing protein: protein MNKLLNYILSTVIVLTFFSACTQEEVDVFAPGNDGAYFRPNSNGSMDTTVNFANHLLDETPEVSIPIDVSILGYINGTGTRRAVIKTKPVEGYDMADVAVDELVFEAGEYQKSVNVRVSPPDTMGKVYAVCLYFDSEDPASQLGMGINGRTEFTIYVTESYSRPSNWNSSLSLYLGAWSVEKHKFMVHVLHDDQYTQSSNWGDFSNFNKLAVDSARKYNQAHPDDPLPFAIPFVEYCTYDTPPYYWGPQQEKFFGTYTSQHFVSLAKALNMTTQNEVALVGTNDEAVLAENNRQAVRGMMVQYNEYYSWYYLNATDYEDFINIPVLPNIDYDVVKPKMWSEEPSAEVVRNYYGEYSPEKYRFILRTLSAALGSNFTLARLFPMDIFYDFNGQLNVNWNSKLDGENLMKQYHDIVKAAYDNTPGLGFEIP, encoded by the coding sequence ATGAACAAATTGCTGAATTACATACTGTCAACAGTCATCGTTCTCACGTTCTTCTCGGCATGCACACAGGAGGAAGTGGACGTCTTCGCGCCCGGTAATGATGGTGCCTATTTCAGACCGAACAGCAATGGCAGCATGGACACCACAGTGAACTTCGCCAATCATCTGCTCGACGAAACACCAGAAGTGTCCATACCTATTGACGTCTCCATTCTCGGCTATATCAACGGCACAGGAACGCGGCGCGCAGTCATCAAAACTAAACCCGTTGAGGGCTATGACATGGCTGATGTGGCAGTGGACGAACTCGTCTTCGAAGCGGGCGAATATCAGAAATCGGTGAACGTCAGGGTATCGCCGCCCGACACGATGGGGAAAGTGTATGCCGTATGTCTCTATTTCGATAGCGAAGACCCGGCATCACAACTCGGAATGGGCATCAATGGCAGAACGGAATTTACGATATATGTCACGGAAAGTTATTCACGCCCGTCCAACTGGAACTCCAGCCTCTCGCTTTATCTCGGGGCATGGAGCGTGGAAAAGCACAAATTCATGGTGCATGTTCTCCACGACGACCAGTACACACAGTCGAGCAACTGGGGAGATTTCTCTAATTTCAACAAACTCGCAGTGGATAGTGCAAGGAAGTATAATCAGGCACACCCCGACGATCCGCTGCCGTTTGCCATTCCCTTCGTGGAGTATTGTACATACGACACACCGCCCTACTATTGGGGACCGCAGCAGGAGAAGTTCTTCGGCACATATACCTCACAACACTTCGTCTCGCTCGCAAAGGCTCTCAATATGACCACACAGAACGAGGTCGCTCTCGTCGGGACCAACGATGAAGCAGTACTCGCAGAGAACAACAGGCAGGCAGTGAGGGGCATGATGGTGCAGTATAACGAATATTACAGTTGGTACTATCTCAATGCGACAGACTATGAGGATTTTATCAATATCCCTGTTTTGCCAAATATTGATTACGACGTGGTGAAACCCAAGATGTGGAGCGAAGAACCCTCTGCAGAAGTGGTAAGAAACTATTACGGAGAGTATTCGCCGGAAAAGTATAGATTCATCCTCAGGACCCTTTCGGCAGCGCTCGGCAGCAATTTCACGCTTGCACGGCTCTTCCCGATGGATATCTTCTATGACTTTAATGGTCAGCTGAATGTGAATTGGAACAGCAAACTCGATGGCGAAAATCTCATGAAGCAGTATCACGACATCGTAAAGGCTGCATACGACAACACTCCGGGATTAGGATTCGAAATACCATAA
- a CDS encoding PKD-like family lipoprotein — translation MKRITYCLTILTALLLSSCYEDKGNYDYDFENLNSVDGITFSPTPYRGIHGETVEFIQPMGNDTVGRLLATVEQSIGESIDNLDFKWTVTGEDFSGVFYTKGYVDLPLKAGQTTTYNVMLEVKDPVTTLAHYAKVYVSTRPLYKNSLFVLHGTGPGAMKLGNVSQIGDQHQLYADAWEYAHPGSENPFAYAVGMTYGAYYDFKIGESVNLAVFNNNGTSGIYNPYGLVQKYSANYVLPQTGEAFIVSKYGQAGDATTLTDYHYVIARDGRVAMARSFLCYHIPALQTTDPLDVGTDYEVTAGAILGSNTVFWDAKNQRFIYVGKGDFFGMDEANAREQAQMTMPMLDAEVDFSKLSATLSPKGKTALYAYVNDRENYEYAHAFFIFADAAGNMYRYELTPKDTKGGAGADEPAYTIEAMRLPNIRTTQLRTGTLTYNALFSTNYLFYANGGEVVRYNAQNGDKQTVYQAPDGWSVSCIKFRTGDPNAFSGDLGRWLSIGMTKGSEGAVAEMRLTNSADIDNTVAPVLHTGFGPVVDVQFAPLYYYQSE, via the coding sequence ATGAAAAGAATAACATATTGCCTGACCATATTGACCGCCCTGTTGCTCTCTTCGTGCTATGAAGATAAAGGCAACTACGACTACGATTTTGAAAATCTCAACTCGGTGGACGGCATCACCTTCAGTCCGACACCCTATAGGGGTATTCACGGCGAAACAGTGGAGTTTATCCAGCCTATGGGTAATGATACCGTAGGCAGATTATTAGCCACGGTGGAGCAGTCCATCGGAGAAAGTATAGACAACCTCGATTTCAAGTGGACAGTGACGGGAGAAGACTTCAGCGGAGTGTTCTATACGAAAGGGTATGTTGACCTTCCGCTCAAAGCAGGGCAGACTACAACCTATAACGTCATGCTCGAAGTGAAGGACCCTGTAACCACACTTGCACACTATGCGAAAGTGTATGTTTCCACACGTCCGCTCTATAAGAACTCGCTCTTTGTACTCCATGGTACAGGACCTGGCGCCATGAAACTTGGAAATGTGTCGCAGATAGGAGACCAACACCAACTCTATGCCGATGCCTGGGAGTATGCACACCCCGGCAGCGAAAATCCTTTTGCATACGCAGTGGGCATGACGTATGGTGCCTATTACGACTTCAAAATAGGTGAATCGGTCAATCTCGCAGTGTTCAACAATAACGGCACATCCGGCATTTATAATCCATACGGACTGGTACAGAAATATTCTGCCAACTATGTGTTGCCGCAGACGGGAGAGGCTTTCATCGTGTCGAAATATGGACAGGCAGGCGATGCAACAACCCTCACAGACTACCATTATGTCATAGCACGCGACGGAAGAGTGGCTATGGCAAGGTCGTTCCTGTGCTACCATATTCCGGCGCTGCAAACCACTGACCCGCTTGATGTGGGGACAGACTATGAAGTCACGGCAGGAGCCATTCTCGGAAGCAATACCGTGTTCTGGGATGCCAAGAACCAGCGGTTCATCTATGTGGGCAAAGGCGACTTTTTTGGTATGGACGAAGCAAACGCACGTGAACAGGCACAGATGACAATGCCTATGCTTGATGCAGAGGTGGATTTCTCAAAACTCTCCGCAACGCTCTCTCCAAAAGGAAAGACAGCCCTGTATGCCTATGTGAACGACCGCGAGAACTACGAATATGCGCATGCATTCTTCATCTTTGCTGACGCAGCAGGAAATATGTATCGCTACGAACTCACACCCAAGGATACGAAGGGCGGTGCAGGTGCTGACGAACCCGCATACACTATTGAGGCAATGCGACTGCCAAATATTCGGACAACACAACTGCGGACAGGCACGCTGACGTATAATGCACTCTTCTCCACTAACTACCTCTTCTATGCCAATGGAGGGGAAGTGGTGCGCTATAACGCACAGAACGGCGACAAACAGACCGTCTATCAGGCACCGGATGGATGGAGCGTGTCGTGCATCAAGTTCCGCACAGGCGACCCCAACGCGTTCTCTGGCGACCTCGGCAGATGGCTGTCCATAGGAATGACAAAGGGCAGTGAAGGTGCAGTGGCTGAAATGCGACTCACCAATTCGGCGGATATCGACAATACCGTTGCGCCTGTTCTGCATACAGGGTTCGGTCCGGTAGTGGATGTGCAGTTTGCACCGCTTTATTACTATCAGTCGGAATAA
- a CDS encoding tetratricopeptide repeat protein, which yields MKQKLILVFFSLFALNMVRAQHIADLSRLVMEAEKGDALAMTQLGKLYLQGERIKPDTAKAYAYFQNAARQGLPEAAYYQAKCLENGYGIVVDEERAVRLYETAFEWIVQQADSGNLECQLFLVRRYAEGIGTERDMLKAAVWMAKAAEAGSPEAQYALSHCYNSGEGVNKDDQLAARWCLTAAENGLAEAQYETAQRFFRGEGLNKSESKAVSWLTKAAAQNYGPAQYALAQCYEEGTGVKRQAEKAKLLYEQAAQNGVNEAVLKTAQTYATKGDEAAKAVEWLRQAAAQGDDAAMCELAKRYMKGDGVEKDVAKAAELYRKAAQKGNPEAQNAWGDCLLNGVGTEKDVEQAATMYARAAEKGYAVAQRNLADCYLEGIGVDKNSALAAAHYLSAANQGDIQAQSALGECYLSGVGVDKNPVQAVLWLTKAADAGDPAAQESLGECYYNGDGVKKDLKKAFRLYEKAAEAGDADAQYSLGWCYEKGEGTGRDMKKAVEWYTKSAMQDNAEAQCCLGNRYYNGEGVERNLQKAAEWYEKAADEGVAEAQYNLALCYLNGEGVEKNESMARRYLEDAAEQDLADAQFRLGECYANGIAVTKDMEEAVACYEDAAEQNHAEALNALGDCYYLAKGVSQDYNRAFSYYQKAAELGNMAAVNNIGDCYLNGRGTPSDHKRAVQLFRQAAEKNVPDAMYNIGWCYEYGKGVSQSKTMAKYWYEKAAKAGQKNAVIALQRNNL from the coding sequence ATGAAACAAAAACTGATTTTAGTATTCTTCTCGCTGTTCGCTCTGAATATGGTGCGTGCGCAGCACATTGCCGATCTTTCGCGTCTCGTGATGGAGGCAGAAAAGGGTGATGCACTCGCCATGACACAACTCGGAAAACTCTATCTTCAGGGAGAACGCATAAAACCTGACACTGCGAAGGCGTATGCCTATTTTCAGAATGCTGCAAGGCAAGGACTGCCGGAAGCAGCCTACTATCAGGCAAAATGTCTGGAGAACGGCTATGGTATAGTAGTTGATGAAGAACGCGCCGTAAGACTGTACGAAACAGCCTTTGAATGGATTGTGCAGCAGGCAGACAGCGGCAACCTTGAATGTCAGTTATTCCTCGTGCGGCGTTATGCAGAAGGTATTGGTACGGAGCGCGATATGCTGAAGGCTGCGGTCTGGATGGCAAAAGCGGCAGAGGCAGGAAGTCCTGAGGCGCAATATGCCCTGAGCCACTGTTATAATTCGGGCGAGGGGGTGAACAAGGACGATCAACTTGCTGCACGATGGTGTCTGACGGCTGCCGAAAACGGACTCGCCGAGGCGCAATATGAAACGGCACAGAGGTTCTTCAGGGGAGAAGGACTCAATAAAAGCGAATCGAAGGCTGTCAGTTGGCTCACAAAGGCAGCCGCACAGAATTATGGTCCTGCACAATATGCCCTCGCACAATGCTATGAAGAAGGTACGGGGGTGAAGCGTCAAGCCGAGAAAGCCAAACTCCTGTATGAGCAGGCAGCACAGAATGGTGTGAACGAGGCTGTCCTGAAAACGGCGCAGACATACGCCACGAAAGGCGATGAAGCAGCAAAGGCTGTGGAGTGGCTCAGGCAGGCTGCCGCTCAGGGCGATGATGCAGCGATGTGTGAACTCGCGAAGAGATACATGAAGGGCGATGGGGTGGAGAAGGATGTTGCAAAAGCCGCAGAACTCTACCGCAAGGCAGCGCAGAAGGGCAATCCTGAGGCACAGAATGCCTGGGGAGACTGTCTGCTTAATGGAGTAGGGACGGAGAAGGATGTGGAGCAGGCAGCAACTATGTATGCCAGGGCAGCAGAGAAAGGGTATGCCGTGGCACAGAGAAATCTCGCAGACTGTTACCTCGAAGGTATAGGAGTGGATAAGAATTCGGCACTCGCTGCAGCACATTACCTCTCAGCAGCCAATCAGGGCGACATACAGGCACAGAGTGCACTCGGCGAATGTTATCTCAGTGGAGTGGGAGTGGATAAAAATCCTGTTCAGGCAGTCTTGTGGCTTACGAAGGCAGCAGATGCCGGAGATCCGGCAGCGCAGGAAAGTCTCGGAGAGTGTTACTACAATGGAGACGGGGTGAAGAAAGACCTTAAAAAGGCTTTCCGTCTGTACGAAAAAGCAGCAGAGGCAGGCGATGCCGATGCGCAGTATAGCCTGGGATGGTGCTACGAGAAAGGCGAAGGAACAGGACGCGACATGAAGAAAGCAGTGGAGTGGTACACCAAGTCTGCCATGCAGGATAACGCAGAGGCGCAGTGCTGTCTCGGAAATAGGTATTACAATGGTGAAGGCGTGGAGCGCAATCTGCAAAAGGCAGCGGAGTGGTATGAAAAGGCTGCAGATGAAGGAGTGGCAGAGGCGCAATACAATCTGGCACTGTGCTATCTCAATGGAGAAGGGGTGGAGAAGAATGAAAGTATGGCAAGACGCTACCTCGAAGATGCAGCAGAACAGGATCTCGCAGATGCGCAGTTCAGGCTCGGAGAATGTTACGCCAACGGTATAGCCGTAACGAAGGATATGGAAGAGGCTGTGGCATGCTATGAAGATGCTGCCGAACAGAACCATGCCGAAGCGCTCAATGCCCTCGGCGACTGCTATTATCTCGCAAAAGGCGTTAGTCAGGACTATAACCGTGCCTTCAGTTATTATCAGAAAGCAGCCGAATTAGGAAATATGGCGGCTGTCAACAATATAGGCGATTGTTATCTCAACGGGCGCGGCACACCGTCTGACCATAAGCGTGCCGTACAACTCTTCCGCCAGGCAGCAGAAAAGAATGTACCCGATGCCATGTACAACATAGGCTGGTGCTACGAATATGGCAAGGGCGTCTCGCAAAGCAAGACAATGGCGAAATATTGGTACGAAAAAGCAGCAAAGGCAGGACAGAAAAACGCCGTCATTGCCTTACAAAGAAACAATCTCTGA
- a CDS encoding GxxExxY protein has protein sequence MNEDEITYKIRGAIFKVYNELGPGLLESVYEAALLYQLRKDGLYVESQKRLDVYFDGNLLPVDFRLDIVVEDKVIIELKSVEMLKDVHKKQLLTYLKISGRKIGLLVNFNTTDLTKDIVRIVNGL, from the coding sequence ATGAACGAAGACGAAATAACATACAAAATAAGGGGAGCCATCTTCAAAGTGTACAACGAACTTGGTCCTGGCCTTTTAGAATCTGTCTATGAGGCTGCACTACTATATCAACTTCGCAAAGATGGTTTATATGTGGAGAGTCAGAAGAGACTCGATGTATATTTCGATGGCAACTTGCTTCCTGTGGATTTCAGACTTGATATTGTAGTAGAGGACAAAGTAATTATTGAACTGAAATCGGTTGAGATGTTGAAAGATGTGCATAAGAAACAACTGCTTACTTATCTGAAAATATCCGGAAGAAAAATCGGGTTGCTTGTAAACTTCAATACAACCGATTTGACAAAAGATATTGTGAGAATAGTGAATGGATTGTAA
- the asnA gene encoding aspartate--ammonia ligase: MSKLIKPEGYRPLLDKYETEQGIKLIKDFFQENLSTGLHLRRVTGPLFVQSGLGINDDLNGTERPVRFPVKDLNDAQAEVVHSLAKWKRLTLADFKVKPGYGIYTDMNAIRADEELDNIHSLYVDQWDWEQVITAEQRTLDYLKGVVKNIYYAMLRTEFLIRERFPQLGSVLAPKITFIHSDELCRMYPDMTPKERENAICRAHKSVFIIGIGGELSDGKPHDGRAPDYDDYSTPNAEGFKGLNGDLLVWNDVIGQGLELSSMGIRVDKEALLRQLHESGKEDRLELYFHKRLLNGDLPLSIGGGIGQSRLCMHYLQKAHIGEIQASIWPQAMREECSAANIPLI; this comes from the coding sequence ATGAGCAAACTGATAAAGCCTGAGGGCTACCGTCCCCTGCTCGACAAATACGAAACAGAGCAGGGCATCAAACTTATCAAGGATTTTTTTCAGGAAAACCTATCTACAGGTCTTCATCTGCGTCGTGTGACCGGTCCCCTTTTTGTTCAAAGTGGTCTGGGTATCAACGATGACCTGAACGGAACAGAACGCCCGGTTCGTTTCCCCGTGAAAGACCTGAACGATGCTCAGGCGGAAGTGGTACATTCGCTTGCCAAATGGAAGCGCCTGACGCTTGCCGATTTCAAAGTAAAGCCTGGTTATGGCATCTACACCGACATGAACGCCATCCGCGCCGACGAAGAACTCGACAACATTCACTCACTTTATGTGGATCAATGGGACTGGGAACAGGTGATTACTGCCGAACAGCGCACGCTGGACTACCTGAAAGGTGTGGTAAAAAACATCTACTATGCCATGCTTCGCACGGAATTCCTCATTCGTGAGCGTTTCCCGCAATTGGGTTCCGTATTGGCTCCAAAAATCACGTTCATCCACTCCGATGAACTTTGCCGCATGTATCCTGACATGACGCCTAAAGAACGCGAGAATGCCATCTGTCGCGCTCACAAATCAGTATTCATCATAGGTATTGGCGGTGAATTGTCTGATGGTAAACCGCACGACGGACGTGCTCCCGACTATGACGACTACAGCACACCCAATGCTGAAGGCTTTAAAGGATTGAATGGTGACTTACTGGTGTGGAACGACGTTATCGGACAGGGTCTTGAACTCAGTTCGATGGGCATCCGTGTGGACAAGGAAGCACTCTTACGCCAACTTCATGAATCGGGCAAAGAAGACCGCCTTGAACTCTATTTCCACAAACGCCTGCTCAACGGCGACCTGCCGCTCTCGATTGGTGGTGGTATAGGACAGTCACGCCTCTGCATGCACTATCTGCAGAAAGCCCACATCGGTGAGATACAAGCCAGCATCTGGCCGCAGGCGATGCGCGAAGAATGCTCCGCTGCCAATATACCCCTTATTTAG